In one Silene latifolia isolate original U9 population chromosome 10, ASM4854445v1, whole genome shotgun sequence genomic region, the following are encoded:
- the LOC141605300 gene encoding protein EXORDIUM-like gives MAFNFTSKCSVLFLLTLCVFSNSSLAARQLSESTQPMSFTYHNGPLLSGQFSVNLIWYGNFKPTQKAIISDFVTSLDSTHSESNPSVAAWWSLIGQYYRLSKPMKTVSSLSLAKQVIDENYSLGKSLTTKQIEVLASKGTQQPNAITIVLTSADVTVEGFCMSRCGTHGSIPKPGTSRTNKTPYIWVGNSETQCPGQCAWPFHQPIYGPQSSPLVAPNNDVGMDGMVINLASLLAGTATNPFGNGYFQGPKDAPLEAASACPGVYGKGAYPGYAGDLLVDATSGASYNANGVNGRKYLLPALYDPTTSTCSTLA, from the coding sequence ATGGCATTTAATTTCACTTCGAAATGCTCTGTTCTATTTCTTCTTACCCTTTGTGTGTTCAGCAATTCTAGCTTGGCGGCTAGACAACTCTCTGAGTCGACTCAACCGATGTCCTTCACATACCACAATGGACCATTACTCAGCGGCCAATTTTCCGTAAACCTCATTTGGTATGGCAACTtcaaacccacccaaaaagccatCATCTCCGACTTTGTCACTTCCCTCGACTCTACCCACTCAGAAAGCAACCCATCCGTTGCAGCGTGGTGGAGTTTGATTGGTCAATATTACCGTCTCTCCAAACCTATGAAAACCGTCTCATCACTGTCACTAGCCAAGCAAGTCATCGACGAGAATTACTCCCTTGGCAAATCCCTCACCACTAAACAAATTGAGGTTTTGGCCTCAAAGGGTACTCAACAGCCTAATGCAATTACCATAGTCCTAACTTCAGCTGACGTCACGGTTGAAGGCTTTTGTATGAGCCGGTGTGGGACCCACGGGTCCATCCCTAAACCCGGAACAAGCAGAACCAACAAGACCCCTTACATTTGGGTTGGTAATTCCGAGACCCAATGCCCAGGCCAATGCGCGTGGCCATTCCACCAGCCTATCTACGGCCCACAAAGCTCACCCTTGGTTGCACCCAACAACGATGTGGGAATGGACGGTATGGTCATTAACTTGGCTAGCTTGTTGGCAGGCACCGCAACCAACCCGTTTGGAAACGGATACTTTCAAGGCCCAAAGGATGCTCCTCTAGAGGCTGCATCAGCATGTCCCGGAGTCTATGGAAAGGGGGCTTACCCGGGTTATGCAGGGGACCTTCTCGTAGACGCTACTTCCGGAGCTAGTTATAATGCTAATGGGGTTAATGGCAGGAAGTATTTGCTTCCTGCTTTGTATGATCCTACAACCTCAACTTGCTCGACACTAGCCTAA